The following are encoded together in the Lathyrus oleraceus cultivar Zhongwan6 chromosome 3, CAAS_Psat_ZW6_1.0, whole genome shotgun sequence genome:
- the LOC127131721 gene encoding uncharacterized mitochondrial protein AtMg00810-like — MELFIKRQGKHSLLVKIYVDEIIFGSTNTQLVKEVSKLMHGEFEKSLMGELSYFQGLQIKQLKEGTFVCQTKYCQELLKRFEMEDAMSIDMPMLTNGNLERDENGKDVYVKRYRGMIGPLLYLTTSRRDIKFSVCMCARYQSTSKESHFKAVKRILRYLNGTFKYGLWFSNGSDCSLVGYSDSGFSDCKSDMKNTSGTCHIFSKSLVSWNSKKKSFIALSTE, encoded by the coding sequence ATGGAACTTTTCATTAAGCGGCAAGGAAAACATTCTCTTCTAGTTAAAATTTATGTTGATGAAATCATATTTGGTTCTACTAACACACAACTCGTCAAAGAGGTTTCTAAGCTTATGCATGGAGAATTTGAGAAGAGTCTAATGGGGGAGTTGAGTTACTTTCAAGGACTTCAAATTAAgcagctcaaagaaggaacattTGTGTGTCAAACTAAGTACTGCCAAGAGTTGCTTAAACGCTTTGAAATGGAAGATGCAATGTCAATTGACATGCCAATGCTTACAAATGGAAACTTGGAAAgagatgaaaatggtaaggatgttTACGTCAAAAgatatagaggtatgattggacCACTCTTATATCTTACTACGTCTAGGCGTGACATTAagtttagtgtatgtatgtgtgctCGATATCAATCCACTTCTAAGGAATCACATTTCAAAGCTGTAAAGCGCATCCTTAGATACCTTAATGGAACTTTTAAGTACGGGCTTTGGTTTTCCAATGGTAGCGATTGTAGTTTGGTTGGTTACTCTGATTCCGGTTTTTCCGATTGCAAATCAGATATGAAGAATACTAGTGGAACTTGCCATATCTTTTCAAAGTCCTTAGTTAGTTGGAATAGCAAGAAGAAATCCTTCATTGCTTTGTCAACTGAATAA